One Aquisediminimonas profunda genomic region harbors:
- the pobA gene encoding 4-hydroxybenzoate 3-monooxygenase, which produces MKTQVAIIGAGPAGLLLGHLLKAEGIECVVLERQTPDYVLSRIRAGVLEQVTVSLMERLGLDARLKAEGLIEDGFNLADGERLIRIDCLGLTGKSVVVYGQTEVTKDLMDAAPGRGLTVIYGAEDVALHDIESDSPFVSYLEGGVAKRIDARFIAGCDGFHGPSRKAIPASSCRDFERVYPFGWLGILADVPPCNHELIYANHERGFALASMRSHTRSRYYIDVPLTDRLEDWSDERLWDELAIRLGPDAAAGITRGPALEKSIAPLRSYVFEPMRHGSLMLCGDAAHIVPPTGAKGLNLAASDVLYAADALARFLIRSDNDAIAGYSAKALARVWKSERFSWSLTKLMHRFPEDGIFERAMQIAELDYIASSVAAQTSIAENYVGLPV; this is translated from the coding sequence ATGAAGACCCAAGTCGCGATAATCGGTGCGGGACCCGCCGGTCTCCTGCTTGGTCACCTGCTCAAGGCTGAGGGCATTGAGTGTGTGGTGCTGGAGCGCCAAACGCCCGACTATGTGCTTTCGCGCATTCGGGCGGGCGTGCTTGAACAGGTCACGGTTTCGCTGATGGAACGGCTTGGGCTGGATGCCCGCCTCAAGGCGGAGGGATTGATTGAAGACGGCTTCAATCTTGCCGATGGGGAACGGCTTATCCGGATCGACTGCCTTGGGCTGACCGGCAAGTCGGTCGTGGTCTATGGCCAGACGGAAGTTACCAAGGATCTTATGGACGCCGCTCCCGGTCGCGGGCTGACGGTGATCTATGGAGCCGAGGATGTTGCGCTGCACGATATCGAAAGTGACTCGCCCTTCGTTTCCTATCTTGAAGGTGGTGTTGCGAAGCGCATCGATGCCCGCTTCATCGCCGGGTGCGACGGATTCCACGGCCCGAGCCGCAAGGCGATTCCGGCCAGCTCCTGCCGCGACTTCGAACGGGTATACCCCTTCGGCTGGCTCGGCATCCTTGCAGACGTGCCGCCTTGCAATCACGAATTGATATATGCAAACCATGAACGCGGTTTTGCGCTTGCCTCGATGCGGAGCCACACCCGCAGTCGGTATTACATCGATGTTCCCCTCACCGACAGGCTGGAAGACTGGAGCGACGAACGGCTGTGGGATGAACTGGCGATCCGCCTTGGCCCGGACGCGGCTGCCGGGATCACACGCGGCCCTGCACTCGAAAAGAGCATTGCACCCTTGCGGAGCTATGTCTTCGAGCCAATGCGCCACGGCAGTCTGATGCTGTGCGGCGATGCCGCGCACATCGTTCCGCCGACCGGCGCCAAGGGGCTGAACCTGGCCGCAAGCGACGTGCTTTATGCCGCCGATGCTCTGGCGCGCTTCCTCATCCGATCCGACAATGATGCAATTGCGGGATACTCGGCCAAAGCGCTTGCGCGTGTCTGGAAGAGCGAGCGTTTCAGCTGGTCGCTGACCAAGTTGATGCACCGCTTCCCGGAAGACGGGATTTTCGAGCGGGCAATGCAGATCGCTGAACTGGACTATATAGCCAGCAGCGTGGCAGCCCAAACAAGCATTGCAGAAAATTACGTCGGCTTGCCGGTCTGA